The window GGGAGGCGCTCGAGATGATCATCAAGACCCCCGTCCACCTCGTCATCTCCGACTACCACATGCCCAAGCTCAACGGCGTGGAGCTGCTGCAGGCGGTGCGGGCCCACGGCCCGACGCAGAAGAGCGCCTTCTTCCTGCTCACGGGGGCGGAGAGCACTGAGTTCCTGCAGCTCGCGATCAAAATGAAGGTGAACAACTACCTCAAGAAGCCCGTCTCGGTGCCGGAGCTGAGGAGCAAGATCGAAGCCGTCTTCGGGGCGCTCCAGTGACGGCGGCCGCGACGCCTCCTTCCCGCAGGCTCGTCGGCGACGCGTCCGCGCGGGTGCGCCACGTCGTCCAGGGCGAGCACAAGGTCGGCGACGATCCGGACGAGTGCCTGGTCACGCTGCTCGGGTCCTGCGTCTCGGCCTGCCTCCACGACCCCGTCGCCGGGCTCGGCGGCATGAACCACTTCCTGCTGCCCGGCGCGGAGGCCGGTGGGCGCGGCGGTGAGAGCCTCGGCGTGCATGCCATGGAGCTGCTGGTCAACGCGCTGCTCGTCCGCGGCGCGTCCCGGTCGCGCCTGGTCGCGAAGCTGTTCGGCGGCGCCGACACGATGCGCGGCCTGTCCGACGTCGGGGCGAGGAACGCCGCCTTCGCGAGCGCCTTCCTGGCGCGCGAGGGCGTCCACGTCGCCTCGGAGTGCCTCGGCGGCGCGCGCGGCCGCAAGCTCCAGTTCTGGCCCGCCTCGGGCCGGGCGCGGCGCAGCTTCATGGCGGCCGCGGCGGTCGTGACCGGGGCTGGCCCCGCGACGTCGGCGCCGGCCTCCGGCGTGCTCGAACTCTTCTGAACGCGAGGCGCGGTGCCATGCCACGACGGACCCCGCCCGCCATCCCCGACCCGGCCGTCGAGGGCGACGAGGTCGCTATCCTGCTCGACCGCCTGCGGAGGGAGCTGGTCGACCTGCACGCCGCGACGGTCGACCTGCAGCTCTGCCTCGGGCCCACGCTGGCCGCCGCGGCCGGCGACGGCGCGGTCCTGCGCGCGGGCCAGACCCTGGACCTCCTGACGCAGTCGCTCGACGGTCTGGCGACCTTCGCGGGCGCCGCGAGCCGCCAAGTCTCGGGCTCCGGCCGGCTCGACGCCGCGGCCGCGGCCGCAACCGTCACGCTCGACGCTCTGTCGTCGCGCCTGGCCGGCCGTGCGCCCTCGCGATCCTCCGGGCGCCGCCCCGGCGACCTCGACCTGTTCTGAGGCGCCGTCAGGGGCGCCCCGGACGCGGCGGCATCCTCCACACCAGCGTTCGGCCCCATCCTGCCCCGACGGACGAGCGGCCGGCGCCGCGCCCCTGCCGAGGTGGAACATGCGGATCGTGGCGCTGGTCACGCAGAAGGGGGGATCGGGCAAAAGCACGCTCGCGGCCTCGATCGCGGTCGAGATGCAGGCCCGCGGGGAAACGGTGTTCCTGGTCGACATGGACCCCCAGCGGTCGCTCGCCACCTGGGCGAGGGGGCGGTCGGACCGGCGCCTGGCGGGTGCGGCCGTCGGCCCCGAGCGCCTCGACGACGTCCTGGCGACGCTCCGCGCGCGCGCCGTCACGCTGTCGGTGATCGACACGCCCGCGAACCTGTCCCCGGCCACCGACGCCGCCATCCTCGCGGCCGACCTCATCCTCGTGCCCGTGCGCCCGACGGCCTTCGACCTGTGGGCCGCCGAGGCGACCTGGCGCCGGGTGCGCGACCTCGGGCGGGACTGCGCCTTCGTGCTGAACCAGTGCCCGACCCTCCAGGTCAGCCGGCGCGTGCGGACCGGCATCGAGGCCCTCGACGCCATGGGGGCCGTGCTGTCCCCGCCCGTCACCGCGCGGGTCGACTATCAGGACGCCATGTCGCGCGGCCTCGGGCCGTCGGAGGTCGACCCGGCCGGGGAGGCCTCGCGGGAGATCCGGCTGCTGTGCCGCGCGATCCGGCGGCGGATCGACGACTCTTGCGCGGGCCGCTCACGGGGGCAGCAGAGCGCGGCCGTGCAGGCCGGCCCGCCACGATGACGGAATTCTCCTCGACCGCTGCTCGGCCTGAGGCGCCTTGGCATCCGGCGCAGGGCAGGCGGAGCGGCTCAGCGGGCGGCGCGTCGACCTCGACGGGGCGCGTCACCACGTTCTGCGACGTCGGCCAACTGGTGGCCGTGCGGGCTGTCCGCGATGGTGGCGGCTTGGCGCAC is drawn from Lichenibacterium dinghuense and contains these coding sequences:
- a CDS encoding response regulator transcription factor; amino-acid sequence: MPQAAQLKVMIADDQQTSRMLIRAALAELGIVNIAMAKDGGEALEMIIKTPVHLVISDYHMPKLNGVELLQAVRAHGPTQKSAFFLLTGAESTEFLQLAIKMKVNNYLKKPVSVPELRSKIEAVFGALQ
- a CDS encoding ParA family protein: MRIVALVTQKGGSGKSTLAASIAVEMQARGETVFLVDMDPQRSLATWARGRSDRRLAGAAVGPERLDDVLATLRARAVTLSVIDTPANLSPATDAAILAADLILVPVRPTAFDLWAAEATWRRVRDLGRDCAFVLNQCPTLQVSRRVRTGIEALDAMGAVLSPPVTARVDYQDAMSRGLGPSEVDPAGEASREIRLLCRAIRRRIDDSCAGRSRGQQSAAVQAGPPR
- a CDS encoding chemotaxis protein CheD, with amino-acid sequence MRHVVQGEHKVGDDPDECLVTLLGSCVSACLHDPVAGLGGMNHFLLPGAEAGGRGGESLGVHAMELLVNALLVRGASRSRLVAKLFGGADTMRGLSDVGARNAAFASAFLAREGVHVASECLGGARGRKLQFWPASGRARRSFMAAAAVVTGAGPATSAPASGVLELF